The Hevea brasiliensis isolate MT/VB/25A 57/8 chromosome 1, ASM3005281v1, whole genome shotgun sequence genome has a window encoding:
- the LOC131181556 gene encoding UPF0481 protein At3g47200-like — MARIVEIVREDTIETETLYQNLLNDIKETVGNLKPPLSPECCIYRVPKRLRKVNEAAYTPQVVSIGPLHHGKRTLKKMENQKVRYLANFLQVVESNKGLEELVRHIKRRETRSNKGLEELVRQIKRRETSIRQCYAETFDYLSTDQFVKMVLVDSAFIIELFLRNFMGKPPADGYDFILDKPWPKHDIKQDLILLENQLPFFLLKELYDLAFDPRPTDLPSFLDLTLHYFCKYNKQEKPLPETEDVKHFTNLLRYFQLPCSSKCTPSKSCFSDCYKHSKTLPRKVMHSVNQLRAFLELPTHQKPGDKNGRIEHLYSAVELHEAGVKFQVSQSKCLLDIKFTADGKLEMPCFKLSDTTESYIRNLMALEQCHYPKDAKICDYIGLMDYLINTVNDVELLVKKKIIVNWLGDHNAAAALVNKLGLEILELKGNHYSNIFRDLNAYYEVPHHKWKATLKHEYFRSPWRGASTTAAIILLVLTAIQTVCSLIGR; from the coding sequence atggcaagaattgtggaaattgttagagaagatACAATCGAAACAGAAACACTCTACCAGAATTTGCTAAATGACATAAAAGAAACAGTAGGAAACTTGAAGCCTCCATTATCTCCTGAGTGCTGTATCTACAGGGTTCCAAAGAGACTACGCAAGGTGAATGAAGCAGCTTACACCCCTCAGGTGGTTTCTATTGGTCCACTTCACCATGGCAAAAGAACTCTGAAGAAAATGGAAAATCAGAAGGTGAGATATCTAGCAAATTTTCTCCAAGTTGTCGAAAGCAACAAAGGCTTGGAAGAACTTGTCCGCCACATCAAAAGGAGGGAAACAAGAAGCAACAAAGGCTTGGAAGAACTTGTCCGCCAAATCAAAAGGAGGGAAACAAGCATTCGGCAATGTTATGCAGAGACCTTCGATTATCTCTCGACTGATCAGTTTGTGAAGATGGTTCTTGTGGATTCTGCCTTCATCATTGAGCTGTTCTTGAGAAATTTTATGGGAAAACCACCGGCTGATGGATATGACTTCATCTTAGATAAACCATGGCCGAAACATGATATAAAACAAGATTTGATATTACTGGAAAATCAACTTCCATTCTTTCTTCTTAAGGAGCTATATGATCTTGCCTTTGACCCTCGCCCAACAGATTTGCCTTCTTTTCTTGACCTTACCCTCCATTACTTCTGCAAATATAACAAGCAGGAAAAACCCTTACCAGAAACAGAGGATGTAAAACATTTTACAAATCTGCTTAGATATTTTCAGCTCCCTTGCTCCTCAAAATGTACCCCCAGCAAAAGCTGCTTCTCAGATTGTTACAAGCACAGCAAGACTCTACCAAGAAAAGTAATGCATTCTGTCAATCAGCTAAGAGCTTTTCTAGAACTACCAACACACCAAAAACCTGGAGACAAGAATGGTAGGATTGAACATCTATACAGTGCAGTCGAGCTGCACGAAGCAGGTGTAAAGTTTCAGGTAAGCCAAAGCAAATGCCTGCTAGACATAAAATTTACAGCCGACGGCAAGTTGGAGATGCCATGCTTCAAATTATCTGATACCACAGAGTCTTATATCAGGAACCTCATGGCATTAGAACAGTGTCATTATCCAAAAGATGCTAAAATATGTGATTACATAGGACTGATGGATTATCTGATCAACACAGTGAATGATGTGGAGTTGCTTGTTAAGAAGAAAATTATAGTGAACTGGCTCGGTGACCACAACGCAGCAGCAGCCCTTGTTAACAAACTTGGACTGGAAATTCTTGAATTGAAAGGGAACCATTACTCTAACATTTTCAGAGATCTGAATGCATACTACGAGGTTCCTCATCACAAATGGAAAGCAACACTAAAACATGAGTATTTCAGGAGTCCTTGGAGGGGTGCTTCTACAACTGCTGCAATTATACTTCTTGTACTTACTGCTATCCAAACTGTGTGTTCGCTTATTGGCCGGTAG